One genomic segment of Bifidobacterium breve DSM 20213 = JCM 1192 includes these proteins:
- a CDS encoding DUF975 family protein has protein sequence MEIASGQGSDARDQVNSNEKAIAALGRSRGVLSAALNSFSSGSFILSVADAATSVIHAQNIVISILVIVALLGTVAFPLFVVQVFRVVLRRIMLEARIYEKVPLRRFLYPLQSKRWVRMAWTMMVENAYLMLWWLTFVGGIIKTYSYFLVPYIVAENPNISANQAISLSRRIMKGHKWECFVAQVSFLVWYLLNGATVGLSGIFYSNGYNAAFFAEYYAYLRAVAKENGIEGAGS, from the coding sequence ATGGAGATAGCGTCGGGGCAGGGAAGCGACGCACGCGACCAAGTCAACAGCAACGAGAAAGCCATCGCCGCGCTCGGCCGCTCCCGCGGCGTACTTTCCGCGGCACTCAACTCATTTTCCTCCGGATCGTTCATCCTGTCCGTGGCGGATGCGGCCACGTCCGTCATTCATGCGCAGAACATCGTCATATCCATTCTGGTGATCGTGGCACTGCTGGGTACTGTGGCATTCCCCCTGTTCGTAGTGCAGGTCTTCCGCGTGGTGCTGCGGCGCATCATGCTGGAGGCCCGAATCTACGAGAAAGTGCCGTTGCGCCGGTTCCTATACCCGCTGCAATCCAAGCGTTGGGTGCGCATGGCATGGACGATGATGGTCGAGAACGCGTACCTGATGCTGTGGTGGTTGACTTTCGTGGGCGGCATCATCAAAACCTATTCGTACTTCCTCGTGCCGTACATCGTGGCGGAGAACCCGAACATCAGTGCCAATCAGGCTATCAGCCTCTCCCGGCGCATAATGAAGGGCCACAAATGGGAGTGCTTCGTGGCGCAGGTCAGCTTCCTCGTCTGGTATCTGCTCAATGGTGCCACAGTCGGCCTGAGCGGAATCTTCTATTCCAATGGTTACAACGCGGCGTTCTTCGCCGAATACTATGCGTATCTGCGCGCTGTGGCCAAGGAGAACGGCATTGAGGGCGCGGGGTCATAG
- a CDS encoding thiazole synthase yields the protein MSNINPVTEASVEATPLPPQPAVTNPVGTAAPILPVEDKPLNLGGHEFQSRFILGSGRYDLNLIKATVEHAGTQIVTMALRRAQTTENSVLDYIPEGITLLPNTSGARNAEEAVRIARLAREVCHTDFVKVEIEHETKYLLPDNAETIRATEMLAKEGFVVMPYMFPDPIAARQLEEAGAAAVMPLGSLIGSNMGLRMRDFIEIIIANAHVPVIIDAGIGRPSQACDAMEMGADAVMAYTAVASAGNIPLMAEAFKHAIDAGRAAYLSGLGKVTEGQAVPSSPTTGYLH from the coding sequence ATGAGCAATATCAATCCGGTTACTGAAGCATCCGTTGAGGCGACGCCGCTGCCGCCGCAGCCCGCCGTCACCAATCCGGTCGGTACCGCTGCGCCGATTCTGCCGGTGGAAGACAAGCCGCTGAATCTGGGAGGCCACGAATTCCAGTCGCGATTCATCTTGGGCTCCGGCCGCTATGACCTGAACCTCATCAAGGCCACGGTCGAGCATGCCGGTACGCAGATCGTCACTATGGCGCTACGCCGCGCGCAGACTACCGAAAACAGCGTGCTCGACTATATTCCCGAAGGTATCACGCTGCTGCCCAACACCTCCGGCGCGCGTAACGCTGAGGAAGCCGTGCGTATTGCACGATTGGCACGCGAAGTCTGCCACACCGACTTCGTCAAAGTCGAAATCGAACACGAGACCAAATACCTCTTGCCGGACAACGCTGAAACCATCCGTGCCACTGAAATGCTGGCCAAGGAAGGCTTCGTGGTCATGCCCTATATGTTCCCGGATCCAATCGCAGCCCGTCAGCTTGAAGAAGCCGGTGCTGCCGCAGTTATGCCGCTCGGCTCGCTGATTGGTTCCAACATGGGCTTGCGCATGCGTGATTTCATCGAGATCATCATCGCCAACGCGCACGTGCCGGTTATTATCGACGCCGGCATCGGCCGCCCGAGTCAGGCTTGCGATGCCATGGAAATGGGTGCGGATGCGGTGATGGCGTACACGGCTGTGGCCTCCGCTGGAAATATTCCGTTGATGGCTGAGGCGTTCAAGCACGCCATCGATGCGGGTCGTGCGGCCTACCTGTCTGGTCTCGGCAAAGTGACCGAAGGCCAGGCTGTGCCGTCCAGCCCGACCACAGGGTATTTGCACTGA
- a CDS encoding argininosuccinate synthase, with amino-acid sequence MADNNRLVLAYSGGLDTSVAISYLKERTGKDVVAVSLDVGQGGESLETIKERALACGAIESYVVDARDEFANEYCMKALKANAMYEGVYPLVSAISRPLISKHLVRAAHQFGADTISHGCTGKGNDQVRFEVSIASIDPTLKAISPIRDLSLTRDVEIAFAKEHKLPITQTEKSPYSIDQNVWGRAIETGFLEDPWNGPTKDCYSYTDDPAFPPVEDEVVIEFKEGIPVKIDGRDVTPLQAIEEMNRRAGAQGIGRIDLIEDRLVGIKSRELYEAPGAVALITAHQELENCCLEREQHRIKRDIDKRWGELVYDAQWFSPATQSLNAFIEDTQKYVSGEIRMVLHGGRAVVTGRRSDSSLYDYKLATYDSGDTFDQKSSNGFIDIYGLPSRVAAARDVKFGNGIEVPKNTVE; translated from the coding sequence ATGGCAGATAACAATCGCCTTGTTCTGGCCTACTCCGGTGGTCTTGATACCTCCGTCGCCATCTCGTACCTGAAGGAGCGCACCGGCAAGGACGTCGTGGCCGTGTCCCTCGATGTAGGTCAGGGCGGTGAAAGCCTTGAGACCATCAAGGAGCGCGCCCTCGCCTGCGGCGCCATCGAATCCTACGTGGTTGACGCCCGTGACGAATTCGCCAACGAATACTGCATGAAGGCCCTCAAGGCCAACGCCATGTACGAAGGCGTCTACCCGCTGGTCTCCGCCATCTCCCGCCCGCTGATCTCCAAGCACCTCGTGCGCGCCGCCCACCAGTTCGGCGCCGACACCATCTCCCACGGCTGCACCGGCAAGGGTAACGATCAGGTTCGTTTCGAGGTCTCCATCGCCTCCATCGACCCGACGCTCAAGGCCATCAGCCCGATTCGTGATCTCTCCCTGACCCGTGACGTCGAGATTGCGTTCGCCAAGGAGCACAAGTTGCCGATCACCCAGACCGAGAAGTCCCCGTACTCCATCGATCAGAACGTGTGGGGCCGCGCCATCGAGACCGGCTTCCTCGAGGATCCGTGGAACGGTCCGACCAAGGACTGCTACTCCTACACCGACGACCCGGCCTTCCCGCCGGTCGAAGATGAGGTTGTCATCGAGTTCAAGGAAGGTATCCCGGTCAAGATCGACGGCCGCGACGTCACTCCGCTGCAGGCCATCGAAGAGATGAACCGACGTGCTGGCGCCCAGGGCATCGGCCGTATCGACCTCATCGAGGATCGCCTGGTCGGCATCAAGTCCCGCGAGCTGTACGAGGCTCCGGGCGCCGTGGCCCTGATCACCGCTCATCAGGAACTCGAAAACTGCTGCCTCGAGCGCGAACAGCACCGCATCAAGCGCGATATCGACAAGCGCTGGGGCGAGCTGGTTTACGATGCGCAGTGGTTCTCCCCGGCTACCCAGTCGCTCAACGCTTTCATCGAGGACACCCAGAAGTACGTGTCCGGTGAGATTCGCATGGTCCTGCATGGCGGTCGCGCTGTGGTGACCGGCCGTCGTTCCGACTCCTCGCTGTACGACTACAAGCTCGCCACCTACGATTCCGGCGATACCTTCGATCAGAAGTCCTCCAACGGCTTCATCGACATCTACGGCCTGCCGTCCCGCGTGGCTGCCGCCCGCGATGTCAAGTTCGGCAACGGCATCGAGGTCCCGAAGAACACCGTCGAGTAA
- the argF gene encoding ornithine carbamoyltransferase codes for MTPELRHMLRDDDLNHEEQKQVLELAIKFSKNRFYKQPFAGPQAVAVLFDKPSTRTRSSFSIGVAELGGYPLVIDKSGSQLGRGEPVADTARVLDRMAYGVVWRTFGQDRVEEMAKYSTHPVVNALTDDFHPCQILADFQTIAEHRGGVDNLKNQTIAYLGDAANNMSNSYLLGGAVAGMNVRVAGPQGYLPRPDIVADAERIAAENGGSILVTTDAREAVAGADCVFTDTWVSMGEEAEYAIRSKPFWDYQVNAELMALAKPDALFQHCLPAYRGKEVTAEVIDGPQSVVWDEAENRLHAQKALLTWLTGKARGDESLLA; via the coding sequence ATGACCCCAGAACTGCGCCATATGCTGCGTGATGACGACCTCAACCATGAGGAGCAGAAGCAGGTGCTTGAGCTTGCCATCAAGTTCAGCAAGAACCGTTTCTACAAGCAGCCGTTTGCCGGTCCGCAGGCCGTCGCCGTGCTGTTCGACAAGCCTTCCACCCGTACCCGCTCCAGTTTCTCCATTGGTGTTGCCGAGCTTGGCGGCTACCCGCTGGTCATTGACAAGTCCGGCTCCCAGCTGGGCCGTGGCGAGCCTGTGGCCGATACCGCCCGTGTGCTCGACCGTATGGCCTATGGCGTGGTCTGGCGCACCTTTGGTCAGGATCGCGTGGAGGAAATGGCCAAGTATTCCACCCACCCGGTGGTCAACGCGCTGACCGATGACTTCCACCCCTGCCAGATTCTTGCCGACTTCCAGACCATCGCCGAACACCGCGGCGGCGTGGACAATCTGAAGAACCAGACCATCGCCTACCTCGGTGATGCCGCCAACAACATGTCCAACTCGTATCTGCTCGGCGGTGCCGTTGCCGGTATGAACGTGCGTGTGGCCGGACCTCAGGGCTACCTGCCGCGTCCGGATATCGTGGCCGATGCCGAACGCATTGCCGCTGAGAACGGCGGTTCCATTCTGGTGACCACTGATGCTCGTGAGGCCGTCGCCGGTGCCGATTGCGTGTTTACTGACACCTGGGTTTCGATGGGTGAGGAAGCTGAATACGCCATCCGATCCAAGCCGTTCTGGGATTATCAGGTCAATGCCGAGCTCATGGCTCTGGCTAAGCCGGATGCGCTATTCCAGCACTGCCTGCCCGCCTATCGCGGTAAGGAAGTCACTGCCGAGGTGATTGATGGCCCGCAGTCCGTGGTGTGGGATGAGGCGGAGAACCGTCTGCACGCGCAGAAGGCGTTGCTCACCTGGCTGACCGGCAAGGCCCGTGGCGACGAAAGCCTGCTCGCATGA
- a CDS encoding putative ABC transporter permease, protein MIIALEHYFLWFLFYSFVGWVYESILVSCQERRLVNRGFLNGPLCPIYGTGAVLGIAVLGNLHNPIIIFLISMVGATILEYTTSWVMEELFHARWWDYSNFRFNVQGRVCLLGAVIFGIAGVVIVLGAQPYVAQFTDLIPVPMLHTLVTVLALVTIIDLAVTVAGMLEFEQVLDSVTQTVQDVAARAGDTWQWGSSAVSDKMRELSRDTIERLRWAVNGVINAQQKRMLKSFPKFQVPDRQDIIDSLRELMGPRR, encoded by the coding sequence ATGATAATTGCGCTTGAACACTACTTCCTCTGGTTCCTGTTCTACAGCTTTGTGGGCTGGGTCTATGAATCCATCCTTGTTTCTTGCCAAGAACGTCGCTTGGTAAACCGTGGATTCCTCAACGGTCCGCTGTGCCCGATTTACGGCACCGGTGCGGTACTGGGCATTGCCGTGCTCGGCAATCTCCATAATCCAATCATCATCTTTCTGATTTCGATGGTCGGCGCCACGATTCTTGAATACACGACCTCGTGGGTTATGGAGGAGCTCTTCCACGCACGTTGGTGGGATTACTCGAATTTCCGTTTCAATGTCCAAGGGCGTGTGTGCCTTTTAGGGGCGGTGATTTTCGGTATTGCCGGTGTAGTGATTGTGCTCGGCGCCCAACCATACGTGGCACAGTTCACTGACCTGATTCCTGTGCCAATGTTGCACACGTTGGTCACGGTACTGGCTCTGGTCACCATCATTGATTTAGCGGTCACGGTGGCAGGCATGCTCGAATTCGAGCAGGTGCTCGACTCCGTTACTCAAACGGTGCAGGATGTGGCTGCACGAGCAGGCGACACGTGGCAATGGGGTTCCAGTGCGGTATCCGATAAGATGCGCGAGCTTTCGCGGGATACGATTGAGCGTCTACGTTGGGCAGTCAACGGTGTTATCAACGCGCAGCAGAAGCGTATGCTCAAGTCCTTCCCGAAGTTCCAGGTGCCGGATCGTCAGGACATCATCGACTCTTTGCGCGAACTTATGGGCCCGCGCCGCTGA
- the argH gene encoding argininosuccinate lyase, translating into MTENNEHLALWGGRFTSGPSPELARLSKSTQFDWRLADDDIAGSRAHARALGRAGLLTADELQRMEDALDTLQRHVDDGSFAPIEDDEDEATALERGLIDIAGDELGGKLRAGRSRNDQIACLIRMWLRRHSRVIAGLLLDLVNALIEQSEKAGRTVMPGRTHMQHAQPVLLAHQLMAHAWPLIRDVQRLIDWDKRINASPYGSGALAGNTLGLDPEAVARELGFSRVTDNSIDGTAARDLVAEFAFVAAMTGVDISRLSEEIIIWNTQEFAFVKLDDGYSTGSSIMPQKKNPDIAELARGKSGRLIGDLTGLLATLKGLPTAYARDLQEDKEAVFDQVDTLEVLLPAFTGMVRTMRFDADRLEAEAPTGFALATDIAEWLVKNGVPFRHAHELSGACVKLAEGRGQELWDLTDEDFIETFAAFLPAGKAPGVREVLSSHGSVDSRNGKGGTAYGRVREQIADAKASVEELKLFPASTSDGSAYKAPGTF; encoded by the coding sequence ATGACTGAGAACAACGAACATCTGGCCCTGTGGGGTGGTCGCTTTACATCCGGCCCGTCGCCGGAACTGGCCCGACTGTCCAAGTCCACGCAGTTCGACTGGCGTCTGGCCGACGACGATATCGCCGGTTCCCGTGCCCACGCCCGTGCTCTCGGCCGTGCGGGACTCCTGACTGCCGACGAGCTGCAGCGCATGGAAGATGCGCTCGACACTCTCCAGCGCCATGTGGATGACGGTTCCTTTGCTCCTATCGAAGACGATGAGGATGAGGCCACTGCCCTCGAACGTGGCTTGATCGATATTGCCGGCGATGAGCTCGGCGGCAAGTTGCGTGCCGGCCGTTCCCGCAACGACCAGATCGCTTGCCTGATTCGCATGTGGCTGCGCCGTCACTCCCGTGTGATTGCCGGATTGCTGCTTGACTTGGTTAATGCCCTGATTGAGCAGAGCGAAAAGGCCGGTCGCACCGTGATGCCGGGCCGTACGCACATGCAGCATGCCCAGCCGGTGCTGCTTGCTCACCAGCTTATGGCTCACGCTTGGCCGCTGATTCGCGACGTGCAGCGCCTGATTGATTGGGACAAGCGCATCAATGCCTCTCCGTACGGCTCCGGCGCGCTGGCCGGCAATACACTCGGCCTTGACCCGGAAGCGGTGGCTCGCGAGCTCGGCTTCTCCCGTGTGACCGACAACTCCATCGACGGCACCGCAGCCCGTGACCTGGTCGCCGAATTCGCATTCGTGGCCGCCATGACCGGCGTGGACATCTCCCGTCTGTCCGAGGAAATCATTATCTGGAACACCCAAGAGTTCGCCTTCGTCAAGCTCGATGACGGCTACTCCACCGGATCCTCCATCATGCCGCAGAAGAAGAACCCGGATATCGCCGAGCTCGCCCGTGGCAAGTCCGGCCGTCTCATTGGCGACCTGACCGGTCTGCTGGCCACTCTGAAGGGTCTGCCCACCGCCTACGCACGCGACCTGCAGGAAGACAAGGAAGCGGTGTTCGATCAGGTCGACACGCTCGAAGTGCTGCTACCCGCGTTCACCGGCATGGTCAGAACCATGCGCTTCGATGCCGACCGTTTGGAAGCTGAAGCCCCGACCGGCTTCGCCTTGGCCACTGACATCGCCGAATGGCTTGTCAAGAACGGCGTGCCATTCCGCCATGCTCACGAGCTCTCCGGCGCCTGCGTCAAGCTCGCCGAAGGCCGTGGCCAGGAACTCTGGGATCTGACCGACGAGGACTTCATCGAGACCTTCGCCGCATTCCTGCCGGCCGGAAAGGCTCCGGGCGTGCGTGAAGTGCTCTCCAGCCACGGTTCGGTCGACTCCCGCAACGGCAAGGGCGGCACCGCCTATGGTCGTGTGCGCGAGCAGATTGCCGACGCCAAGGCCAGTGTCGAAGAGCTCAAGTTGTTCCCGGCCTCCACTTCTGACGGTTCCGCGTATAAGGCCCCCGGCACGTTTTAA
- a CDS encoding type II toxin-antitoxin system RelB/DinJ family antitoxin, with protein sequence MTSTLVNVRLDENTKKGMSEVCSELGISMSAAFNIFAKTVVRERRIPFEVTADPFYSAENMSRVRHAAAQLDAGKGTEHQLIEN encoded by the coding sequence ATGACATCAACATTAGTCAACGTTCGACTTGACGAAAACACCAAGAAGGGCATGAGTGAAGTATGCAGCGAACTTGGCATCAGCATGAGCGCCGCATTCAATATCTTTGCCAAAACCGTTGTCCGGGAACGCCGTATTCCATTCGAGGTAACCGCTGATCCGTTCTATTCGGCGGAAAACATGAGCAGGGTACGTCACGCCGCCGCGCAACTTGACGCAGGAAAAGGCACTGAACACCAACTGATTGAGAACTAA
- a CDS encoding rhodanese-like domain-containing protein has product MPIALHNVVDADESGECAYRHITPEEFAELDPNTVTLLDLREPADFAAHPVEGAINAPLDPLAHVLKTVPKDRTVVVYCAQGWWSEEVAEILADRGYDVASLYGGFQGYLDYLESHHDQQLNSRLAATYL; this is encoded by the coding sequence ATGCCTATTGCTTTGCATAATGTGGTTGATGCCGATGAGAGCGGTGAGTGTGCGTATCGTCACATCACGCCGGAAGAATTCGCCGAGCTCGACCCGAATACGGTTACGCTGCTCGATTTGAGGGAACCGGCCGATTTCGCCGCTCACCCGGTCGAAGGTGCCATCAATGCTCCTCTTGATCCATTGGCTCATGTACTCAAAACCGTGCCCAAGGATCGAACTGTTGTGGTCTATTGCGCCCAAGGTTGGTGGAGCGAGGAAGTGGCCGAAATTCTCGCCGATCGCGGTTACGATGTGGCCAGCCTCTATGGAGGCTTTCAAGGCTATCTTGATTATCTCGAATCCCACCACGATCAACAGCTCAACAGCCGATTGGCCGCAACGTATCTCTGA
- a CDS encoding HD domain-containing protein — translation MGRLLTRAQIQRLVAKHGREVIEHQHMQIERCCYQHGNVTTFEHSIRVACLAVWLADRAHLWYHVNLRSLIRAALLHDYFLYDWHDWDNGQHRWHGFTHGHAALMNALKDFDLNDIERNSIENHMFPMTPVPPAYIEGYLVTLSDKLSATAETFSFDRFNKPHLPSLEAHIKHRVAR, via the coding sequence GTGGGACGCCTGCTCACTCGAGCGCAGATTCAACGCTTGGTCGCCAAGCATGGCCGTGAAGTCATCGAACATCAGCACATGCAGATCGAACGTTGCTGCTATCAGCACGGCAATGTCACCACATTCGAGCATTCCATACGTGTGGCGTGCCTCGCCGTTTGGCTGGCGGATCGCGCACATCTCTGGTACCACGTGAATCTCAGGTCTCTGATTCGTGCGGCTCTCCTGCACGACTACTTCCTGTACGACTGGCACGACTGGGACAACGGGCAACACCGTTGGCACGGCTTCACCCATGGCCATGCGGCCTTGATGAACGCTTTGAAGGATTTTGACCTCAACGACATCGAACGCAACAGCATCGAAAACCATATGTTCCCGATGACCCCTGTGCCGCCCGCCTATATCGAAGGATACCTTGTCACGTTGTCGGATAAGCTTTCGGCCACCGCCGAAACGTTCTCGTTCGACCGGTTCAACAAGCCACATCTGCCCTCGTTGGAGGCACACATCAAACACCGCGTTGCAAGGTGA
- the thiF gene encoding thiazole biosynthesis adenylyltransferase ThiF gives MALTDEQVERYARHLILKGVGVKGQKRLLASSVLIIGAGGLGSPVALYLAAAGVGRIGLVDGDMVDLSNLQRQIIHTTARVNEPKVESAAAAIRELNPDVTVDTYYELVDANNIAGLIEAYDLVIEATDNFAAKFLINDACVLANKPYIHAGVVGFAGQVMTVIPGEGPCYRCIFRDMPAAGEIPTCKEAGVLGAVVGVIGSLEATEAVKLIVGVGEPLVGRMLTVDALNMNIRRVPLPEHVPDCPVCGEQPTITAIDSANYIQPACAI, from the coding sequence ATGGCATTGACGGATGAACAGGTGGAGCGGTACGCGCGTCATCTGATTTTGAAGGGCGTGGGTGTCAAAGGGCAGAAGCGTCTGCTGGCTTCCAGTGTGCTGATTATCGGCGCGGGCGGGCTCGGTTCGCCGGTTGCTCTGTATCTGGCGGCAGCCGGAGTCGGTCGCATCGGACTCGTGGATGGCGATATGGTGGATTTGAGCAATCTGCAACGCCAGATTATCCACACCACTGCACGGGTGAACGAGCCCAAGGTGGAGTCAGCGGCTGCGGCCATCCGTGAACTCAACCCGGACGTGACGGTCGACACTTACTATGAGCTTGTTGATGCCAACAATATCGCCGGCCTCATCGAGGCATACGATCTGGTGATAGAGGCCACCGACAATTTCGCCGCGAAGTTCCTTATCAATGACGCTTGTGTATTGGCCAATAAACCGTATATTCATGCGGGTGTGGTCGGATTCGCAGGTCAGGTGATGACCGTCATTCCCGGTGAAGGCCCGTGCTATCGCTGTATTTTCCGCGACATGCCTGCCGCTGGCGAGATTCCGACTTGCAAGGAAGCTGGCGTCTTGGGTGCGGTGGTCGGCGTGATCGGCAGTCTGGAAGCCACTGAAGCCGTCAAGCTGATAGTTGGCGTGGGGGAGCCGTTGGTGGGCCGCATGCTCACCGTGGATGCGTTGAACATGAATATTCGACGGGTGCCATTGCCGGAGCATGTGCCGGATTGCCCGGTGTGTGGTGAGCAACCGACCATCACCGCCATTGACTCGGCCAACTATATTCAGCCGGCCTGCGCGATTTAG
- the tyrS gene encoding tyrosine--tRNA ligase translates to MAHVTDFKEAGFNTLLEELEWRGLISQSTDRDRLAEALNGEPITYYCGFDPTAASLHIGNLVQLINMRHLQLACHHPIALVGGATGLIGDPRQSGERTLNPKDVVAGWADRLKNQIGGILETEGANPVRFVSNYDWTASMTVIDFLRDVGKNFRLGTMLAKDTVARRLNSEEGISFTEFSYQVLQGNDFLHLFDEYHCTLELGGSDQWGNLTSGLDLIHKVRGVDVNVFTSPIITDASGKKFGKSEGNAVWLDATMLSPYKFYQFWINRPDVEMESLLKAFTFLPKAEIERLVEESKTNPGKREAQKTLAWEVTSFVHGEAATQAAIDASGALFGRGGNLEDIDEETLESVLDGFKVVDENGEHVFPVSKPGDRVIDAAQAAGLFKSASEARRAIKSGGVYLNNNRIEDEEQVLAEADFLAGRFALIRRGKKALGAVENR, encoded by the coding sequence ATGGCTCACGTCACCGACTTCAAGGAAGCGGGTTTCAACACCCTGCTTGAGGAACTGGAATGGCGCGGGTTGATTTCCCAGTCCACGGACAGGGATCGACTTGCGGAAGCACTGAACGGCGAGCCCATCACCTATTATTGCGGCTTCGATCCCACTGCTGCATCCCTGCATATCGGCAATCTGGTGCAGCTCATCAACATGCGTCATCTGCAGTTGGCATGCCATCATCCAATCGCCCTGGTCGGTGGCGCCACCGGTCTGATCGGCGATCCGCGCCAGTCAGGTGAACGCACGCTCAATCCGAAGGACGTGGTGGCCGGCTGGGCCGACCGCCTCAAGAACCAGATCGGCGGCATTTTGGAGACTGAAGGCGCCAACCCGGTGCGTTTCGTGTCCAACTACGATTGGACCGCTTCGATGACCGTCATCGACTTCCTGCGCGATGTCGGCAAGAACTTCCGCTTGGGCACCATGCTGGCCAAAGACACCGTGGCTCGCCGCCTGAACTCCGAGGAAGGCATCTCCTTCACCGAGTTCAGCTATCAGGTGCTGCAGGGCAACGACTTCCTCCACCTGTTTGACGAATACCACTGCACGTTGGAACTCGGCGGCTCCGACCAGTGGGGCAACCTCACCTCCGGCCTGGACCTGATTCACAAGGTGCGCGGTGTGGACGTCAATGTGTTCACCAGCCCGATCATCACTGATGCTTCCGGCAAGAAGTTCGGCAAGTCCGAGGGCAACGCCGTCTGGCTCGATGCCACGATGCTCAGCCCGTACAAGTTCTACCAGTTCTGGATCAACCGCCCGGATGTGGAGATGGAAAGCCTGCTGAAGGCGTTCACCTTCCTGCCCAAGGCCGAAATCGAACGACTGGTCGAGGAATCCAAGACCAACCCCGGCAAGCGCGAGGCCCAGAAGACCCTCGCCTGGGAGGTCACCAGCTTCGTGCATGGCGAGGCCGCTACCCAGGCCGCCATTGACGCTTCCGGTGCGCTGTTCGGACGCGGTGGCAACCTCGAAGACATCGATGAGGAAACGCTGGAATCCGTGCTCGACGGTTTCAAGGTGGTCGACGAGAACGGCGAGCACGTCTTCCCCGTCTCCAAGCCCGGTGATCGCGTAATCGACGCCGCCCAGGCTGCCGGACTGTTCAAGTCCGCTTCCGAGGCACGCCGCGCCATCAAGTCCGGTGGCGTGTATCTCAACAACAACCGTATCGAGGATGAGGAGCAGGTGCTGGCCGAAGCTGACTTCCTGGCCGGCCGCTTCGCGCTCATCCGTCGTGGCAAGAAGGCGCTCGGCGCCGTGGAAAACCGTTAA
- the thiS gene encoding sulfur carrier protein ThiS produces the protein MQVNGEQVKLDTPVSVADYLEAHGFRAERVAIELNGEIIPRDKRADAMLDDQCVMEIVQFVQGG, from the coding sequence ATGCAGGTCAACGGAGAGCAAGTCAAGCTCGATACGCCGGTCAGCGTTGCCGACTATCTCGAAGCACACGGATTCCGCGCCGAACGCGTGGCCATCGAACTTAACGGTGAGATTATTCCGCGCGACAAGCGTGCCGATGCCATGCTTGACGACCAGTGCGTTATGGAAATCGTACAGTTTGTTCAGGGTGGCTGA
- the argR gene encoding arginine repressor, with the protein MSEALPSLQRPATRAARLSAIEQALATHVITSQSQLSKILLDEGIAVTQATLSRDLDEMHAVKTRLKDGTVAYTVGRGSAVADVEDVGERTEAQMARVLNGLVTSVAAARNLVVVHTPSGAAQYVASVIDRQPIDGVLGTIAGDDTVMVICADDGTAVSRSDWLLGLASK; encoded by the coding sequence ATGAGTGAAGCCCTGCCGTCCCTGCAGCGCCCTGCCACCAGGGCCGCGCGACTCAGTGCCATTGAACAGGCGCTGGCCACGCATGTCATCACGTCACAATCGCAGCTGTCGAAAATCCTATTGGACGAAGGCATCGCGGTTACGCAGGCCACGTTGAGCCGCGACCTGGATGAGATGCATGCGGTGAAAACCCGGCTGAAGGACGGTACGGTGGCCTATACGGTTGGACGTGGTTCGGCGGTTGCCGATGTTGAGGACGTGGGGGAGCGCACCGAGGCTCAGATGGCTCGTGTGCTCAATGGTCTGGTCACTTCGGTGGCCGCTGCCCGCAACCTCGTTGTGGTGCATACCCCGTCCGGAGCCGCACAATATGTGGCTTCCGTGATTGACCGTCAGCCCATCGACGGCGTGCTTGGCACCATCGCTGGAGACGATACCGTCATGGTGATCTGCGCTGACGACGGCACCGCCGTCTCCCGCTCTGACTGGCTGCTCGGCCTCGCCTCCAAATAG
- a CDS encoding Txe/YoeB family addiction module toxin, which produces MLLIWTDEAWDDYLYWQSQDKKTLKRINKIIKDIQRNGASDGIGMPEPLRGNLTGYWSRRIDEKNRIVYRITGNDVQNLEIAVCRTHYGEH; this is translated from the coding sequence ATGCTCTTAATTTGGACCGACGAAGCATGGGACGATTACCTGTATTGGCAGTCACAAGACAAAAAGACATTGAAACGCATCAATAAAATAATCAAGGATATCCAACGCAATGGCGCGTCAGACGGCATCGGCATGCCGGAACCTTTGCGCGGCAATCTCACCGGATACTGGTCACGTCGCATTGATGAAAAGAACCGCATCGTATACCGCATTACGGGTAACGACGTTCAAAACCTAGAAATAGCCGTCTGCCGAACTCATTACGGAGAGCACTAA